From Oreochromis niloticus isolate F11D_XX linkage group LG15, O_niloticus_UMD_NMBU, whole genome shotgun sequence:
TAATTGTTGGAAAACTTGTTCTTATTGATGAACCTGCATGGCAGGTGATATTGTATTtgaaagatattggagatttgGTTGTGGCAAATGTTCATACTTTAGAATCTATTGCATATCTGGAGTGCACAATCTCAGATCATCGTAAATGCTACCAAGCACTCTTTCCTGATCAAAAGTTGTTGCCAAAACATCATTTTCTGGAGCACTATCCTGAAATGATTAAATGTTTTGGTCCTCTTGTATCATTATGGACTATGCGGTTCGAGGCCAAACATAGCTTTTTTAAGCAGGTTGTTAGGCACATACATAATTTCAGAAATGTAACATTTACACTGGCAAACAAGCATCAGCTAATGGTTGCTTATAATTTGCTTCGCCCTGACAATGAGAAGTCTTCATTGGAAGTTTTGCAAACCTCAAGAGTCTCAATTGATATCCTTCATGATGATGTTGTGAACTCGCTTGTACAGAAGCACCCAGAAATCTCTGAAATAAACCTGGCCCAAAGTGTCACTGTCAATGGTATCAGATATAAAAAGGGCATGATAGTTGTACATGGATCCTGTGGTGGTCTTCCAGGATTTTCAGAAATAATGCAGTTGTGCATTATTAAAGACGAGTTGACTTTTATTGTTAAAGAACTCAACTTCTATTATAGAGAACATTATCGAGCCTTTGAGTTGCATCCAACAAGAGAGTTCGCAGCAGTTGATCAGAAGGAACTTGCTGACCACTATCCATTGGCTGAATACAAAGTTGGATCACTACGAATGGTAACCTTAAAAAGATTTGTACATGTTGCTGGtaagtttaattttttcttaGTAGTGACTTCAGATCTTTGACACATTTAGAGTAACACAAGGCCTAGTTTATACTTCTCTACCAGGAGACCAATACATACACTCAGGCAGACTGATGGAGCTTTGAACCTTTCAAACTTCTCCGCTGCTTTGTGACTGTTTCAAAGCAATTTGCCAGGACAGCAAGGTGGTGCATTGCTTCTTGAGACTGGCACAACTCATGTGACTCGCTATCTTTTAATCCTTCCGGGACCAATTGTTTAAAGCTTGTATCATCAGACTTCATCAGCTAGATGTTCTTCAATGTGCTCCATGGTAGAACTCTGCTATTTACTCTCTCTTTACCTCTTAAATCACTGTTTTTGTGAGAAAACCGGAAGAGTGACTTTCCTGAATTGAAGTAGTTTGCTGACCAATCACAGGCTTGCACTGTCCATGGCG
This genomic window contains:
- the LOC109194513 gene encoding uncharacterized protein LOC109194513 isoform X1, whose product is MILKFAIHWEHYARNKLCAVCWTFGNLPPGSSSALSSIYLALLCKVDFVKEHGYQKLFEPLLHDLVTLEQEGVFIPQLGSFIKGTVQCVIADNLGAHGLAGFIESFSGKYFCRFCTAQLSDIQKLEVKSGVFDRGTKEVHQLHIKTCEEKGVSCFGVRTGCVLTKSLSHFNVISGYPPDIVHDLFEGIVPVELAKCIAVLISKKLFTLQHLNNLILSFPYKCGDKTNRPHVLPKNLQQKHTIGGNAHENWCLLRLLPLIVGKLVLIDEPAWQVILYLKDIGDLVVANVHTLESIAYLECTISDHRKCYQALFPDQKLLPKHHFLEHYPEMIKCFGPLVSLWTMRFEAKHSFFKQVVRHIHNFRNVTFTLANKHQLMVAYNLLRPDNEKSSLEVLQTSRVSIDILHDDVVNSLVQKHPEISEINLAQSVTVNGIRYKKGMIVVHGSCGGLPGFSEIMQLCIIKDELTFIVKELNFYYREHYRAFELHPTREFAAVDQKELADHYPLAEYKVGSLRMVTLKRFVHVAGKFNFFLVVTSDL
- the LOC109194513 gene encoding uncharacterized protein LOC109194513 isoform X2 is translated as MILKFAIHWEHYARNKLCAVCWTFGNLPPGSSSALSSIYLALLCKVDFVKEHGYQKLFEPLLHDLVTLEQEGVFIPQLGSFIKGTVQCVIADNLGAHGLAGFIESFSGKYFCRFCTAQLSDIQKLEVKSGVFDRGTKEVHQLHIKTCEEKGVSCFGVRTGCVLTKSLSHFNVISGYPPDIVHDLFEGIVPVELAKCIAVLISKKLFTLQHLNNLILSFPYKCGDKTNRPHVLPKNLQQKHTIGGNAHENWCLLRLLPLIVGKLVLIDEPAWQVILYLKDIGDLVVANVHTLESIAYLECTISDHRKCYQALFPDQKLLPKHHFLEHYPEMIKCFGPLVSLWTMRFEAKHSFFKQVVRHIHNFRNVTFTLANKHQLMVAYNLLRPDNEKSSLEVLQTSRVSIDILHDDVVNSLVQKHPEISEINLAQSVTVNGIRYKKGMIVVHGSCGGLPGFSEIMQLCIIKDELTFIVKELNFYYREHYRAFELHPTREFAAVDQKELADHYPLAEYKVGSLRMVTLKRFVHVAE